The stretch of DNA GGATGGTAGATGAAAATCTGAAATCTGAAGGATGAATATCCGGCAAAAAGTATTTTAAAAGCTCTCTGAATTGACGAAAACCTCACCCGGCCTTCGGCCACCCTCTCCTATCCAGGAGAGGGTAAAAACATAGCTAGCAATGAGTTACCCCCTCTCCTGACTGGGAGAGGGGGACAGGGGGTGAGGTTTATAAACATCAGAAAATAATGTAAAACTGACCCTGTGCATGGAACAAATAAAATTTCACTTTTCAAAAGGCTTATAAACGATGAATGAATCAAAACTTGTTGCGATGAACGATTATTTTCAAACCGCCACCCGCGCCGCCCGTGAGAGCGGAAGGATTATCAAAGATCAATTCGGGAAACTGAAAGAAATCACGTTCAAAGGCCGTATCAATCCGGTGACCGATGTGGATTTGAAATCGGAGAAAGCCATTATCGATATCATCAGAAGCCGTTTCCCCGATCACGATATCATCACGGAGGAATCCCAGCTTGCGCTCAGCGGCTCACCCTATCGCTGGATTATCGATCCCCTGGACGGTACGGTGAACTATTCCCATGATTATCCGGTGGTGGCAGTCTCTGTAGCGCTGGAAATCCAGGGAACAGTCGAGATCGGTATCGTGTACAATCCGATCCGTGAGGAATATTTCCATGCGGTGAAGGGGCAGGGGGCATACATGAATGATGAGCCGATTCATGTATCGAAGATCGATACGCTGGAAAAGAGTCTGCTGGCGACCGGATTCCCCTATGAAATCAGGGAGCGGCCCGATAATAATCTGGCCCAGTTCAACCGCCTGATTATGAAAACCGAAGGAATACGCCGTGACGGCTCCGCAGCGCTGAACCTTGCCTATACCGCTATGGGGAGGTGCGACGGCTACTGGGAGATAATTATTTCACCCTGGGATATTGCCGCCGGGACTCTCCTTGTGACTGAGGCAGGCGGGAAAGTGACCGATCTCGAAGAACGGCCCCTCTCGATCTACAAAAATCAGGTGGTTTCATCCAACGGCCATATACATAGTGAACTCGTGGAAGAACTGCAAAAAGCAAGGACTATTCCTGTGAGTTCAGATAAGCCTCTATAGCTTTTTCAGCGGGCAGGAATATGAACTTGTGATTTTTGTTTGCGAGAAGTATCGGAATAAGCTCCTCGAAGATTTTTTCCGCCGGGCGGTTGTCGGTAAAATTGGCCTGATGAGCGCCAATCAATGTGATATCATTAATCAATAATTCATAATAAAGCCATCTTGCAAGACTGAGGATTTTAGCCCGCGAGACATCTTCCGCGCTGTGTTTACTCGAACCGATTCCCAGGAGAGTTCTCGGAAAAACCCTGACACCCTCGTATTCGTACATCGATTTGATGTTGCTGTTTGCGGTATAAAGTATCCCGAATTTGTTGAAGGATTCATACAGCGGTTCGTAGGGCGGCCATGTCCCCTCGTTTTTTGGCGTTATCATGTAAGTTTTCGACACATGCGGAGAAATACCTTTTGAATTTTCAAAATGAGCGCTTTCGGCCATGAGATTTTCGATTTTCTCCTTGGAG from Candidatus Latescibacter sp. encodes:
- a CDS encoding inositol monophosphatase family protein, with amino-acid sequence MNESKLVAMNDYFQTATRAARESGRIIKDQFGKLKEITFKGRINPVTDVDLKSEKAIIDIIRSRFPDHDIITEESQLALSGSPYRWIIDPLDGTVNYSHDYPVVAVSVALEIQGTVEIGIVYNPIREEYFHAVKGQGAYMNDEPIHVSKIDTLEKSLLATGFPYEIRERPDNNLAQFNRLIMKTEGIRRDGSAALNLAYTAMGRCDGYWEIIISPWDIAAGTLLVTEAGGKVTDLEERPLSIYKNQVVSSNGHIHSELVEELQKARTIPVSSDKPL